A genomic region of Hordeum vulgare subsp. vulgare unplaced genomic scaffold, MorexV3_pseudomolecules_assembly, whole genome shotgun sequence contains the following coding sequences:
- the LOC123418614 gene encoding protein H2A.6-like, giving the protein MAGRKGGERKKAVTRSVKAGLQFPVGRIGRYLKKGRYAQRVGSGAPVYLAAVLEYLAAELLELAGNAAKDNKKTRIIPRHLLLAVRNDQELGRLLAGVTIAHGGVIPNINSVLLPKKSPAAAEKEATKSPKKKAATKSPKKKAAATKE; this is encoded by the exons ATGGCCGGAAGGAAGGGCGGCGAGAGGAAGAAGGCGGTGACCCGGTCCGTGAAGGCCGGGCTCCAGTTCCCCGTCGGCCGCATCGGGCGCTACCTCAAGAAGGGCCGCTACGCGCAGCGCGTCGGCTCCGGCGCCCCCGTCTACCTCGCCGCCGTCCTCGAGTACCTCGCCGCCGAG CTGCTGGAACTCGCCGGCAACGCGGCCAAGGACAACAAGAAGACGCGCATCATCCCGCGACACCTGCTGCTCGCCGTCCGCAACGACCAGGAGCTCGGCAGGCTGCTCGCCGGCGTCACCATCGCCCACGGCGGCGTCATCCCCAACATCAACTCCGTGCTGCTCCCCAAGaagtcccccgccgccgccgagaaGGAGGCCACCAAGTCGCCCAAGAAGAAGGCCGCCACCAAGTCCCCCAAGAAGAAGGCCGCAGCCACCAAGGAGTAG
- the LOC123418613 gene encoding protein H2A.5-like — protein MTERKGGERKKAVAGSVKAGLQFPVGRIGRYLKKGRYARRVGSGAPVYLIAVLEYLAAELLELVGNTARDNKKTRIIPRHLLLAVRNDQELGRLLAGVTIAHGGVIPNINSVLLPKKSPAAAEKEATKGRIR, from the exons atgACCGAAAGGAAGGGCGGCGAGAGGAAGAAGGCGGTGGCCGGGTCCGTGAAGGCCGGGCTCCAATTCCCCGTCGGGCGCATCGGGCGCTACCTTAAGAAGGGCCGCTACGCGCGGCGCGTCGGCTCCGGCGCCCCCGTTTACCTCATCGCCGTCCTCGAGTATCTCGCCGCTGAG CTCCTGGAGCTCGTCGGCAACACGGCCAGGGACAACAAGAAGACACGCATCATCCCGCGCCACCTGCTGCTCGCCGTCCGCAATGACCAGGAGCTCGGCAGGTTGCTCGCCGGCGTCACCATCGCCCACGGCGGCGTCATCCCCAACATCAACTCCGTGTTGCTCCCCAAGaagtcccccgccgccgccgagaaGGAGGccaccaaggg AAGAATCAGATAG